The Oncorhynchus mykiss isolate Arlee chromosome 20, USDA_OmykA_1.1, whole genome shotgun sequence genome includes a region encoding these proteins:
- the sf3b5 gene encoding splicing factor 3B subunit 5 — MTDRYNIHSQLEHLQSKYIGTGHADTSKWEWLVNQHRDSYCSYMGHFDLLNYFSVAENESKARVRFNLMEKMLQPCGPPSDKPDDA, encoded by the coding sequence ATGACAGACCGCTACAACATTCACAGCCAGTTGGAGCATCTTCAATCTAAATACATTGGAACAGGCCATGCGGACACCAGCAAGTGGGAATGGTTGGTGAACCAACATCGGGACTCGTACTGTTCATATATGGGTCACTTTGACCTGCTGAATTACTTCTCTGTTGCTGAGAACGAGAGCAAAGCCCGCGTGCGCTTCAATCTCATGGAGAAGATGCTGCAGCCCTGTGGCCCACCTTCGGACAAACCTGACGATGCTTAG